The Burkholderiales bacterium JOSHI_001 genomic sequence GCCCGGGCGCTGGTCTGGATCAGCCGGCGCAGGTCGCGGTCCACCAGCATCAGTTCGTGCAGGCCCACGCGGCCGCGCAGGCCGCTGTGGTCGCAGTGGTCGCAGCCCTTGGCTTCCCAGCGCGGGATCTGGCCATCCACGCCGAAGCGCTGCAGCCAGTCGGCGCGCAGGGCCTCGCGGTCGGGGCGCTTGTCCACTTCGGCAAAGGCGTGCAGCCAGTCGTCCAGCAGTTCGTCGGCCTGTTGCGGCGACGCCGGCAGCGCCACCTTGCACTGCTTGCACAGGCGCCGCACCAGGCGCTGCGCCAGCACGGCCAGCAGGCTGTCGGCGAAGTTGAAGGGGTCCATGCCCATGTCCAGCAGGCGCGTCACGGTTTCCGGCGCACTGTTGGTGTGCAGGGTGCTCATCACCAGGTGGCCGGTCAGCGAGGCTTCCACCGCCATCTGCGCGGTTTCGCGGTCGCGGATTTCGCCCACCATCACCACGTCCGGGTCGGCGCGCAGGAAGGCGCGCAGGGCTTTCGCGAAGGTGAAATCGATCTTGGGGTTCACCTGCACCTGGCGCAGGCCTTCCTGGGTGATTTCAATCGGGTCCTCGGCCGTCCAGATCTTGCGGTCGGGCGTGTTCAGCGCGCCCAGCGCCGAGTGCAGCGTGGTGGTCTTGCCGCTGCCGGTGGGGCCCACGCACAGCACCATGCCGTAGGGCCGCTGGATGGCGGTGGACAGCCGCGCCAGGTTGGCCGGCGACAGGCCCATCTCGCCCAGCGGCATGGGCTTGGCGCTGGCCAGCAGGCGCAACACCGCGTCTTCCAGCCCGTTGGCCGTGGGGATGGTGGCCACCCGCAGTTCCAGCTTCTGCCCGGGCACGAAGCGGCTGAAGTTGATCTTGCCGTCCTGGGGCTTGCGCCGTTCGCTGATGTCCAGGTCGCACATGATCTTCAGCCGCGCGATCAAGGCACTGCGGTAGGTGTGCGGCAGTTCCAGGTAGGGCTTGAGCACGCCGTCCTTGCGGAAGCGCACCTTCACCTTGGCACGGCCGGGCTGGGTTTCGATGTGGATGTCCGACACGCCCTGGCCCTTGGCTTCCAGGATCATGGTGTTGATCAGCCGCACCAGCGAGTTGTCGCTCTGCTCGAGCTGGTTGCCGTCGTCCTCGTGGGCCGATTCGTGGCTGTCGTGGGCCTGCTCCAGGGTGGCCAGCAGCTTGCCGGCGTCGTCGGCCTCGAACTCCAGGGTCACCGGCTCGGGCGCCGCTGCAGCGCCGTTCCACAGCGTGTGGCCCAGGCGCTGGTAGAGGGTGTCCACCGCGGCCAGCAGGGTGCCGGCGCGCGCCAGCACCGGCACCACCTTCATGCCGGTGGCGAATTCAATCTCGTCGATGGCGTCGCGCGCCGAGGGGTCTTCCAGCGCCACGATGACGCGGCCGCTGCGCATCAGCAAGGGCAGGGCCGGGATGCGCCGGGCCTGCGCGTAGGGCAGCTTGTTCACCGCTTCGCCCTCGGCCGGGAACTGGGCCACGTCCACGATGGGGTAGCCCATCTTGCGCGACAGCGCGGTCTGCAGGTCGCTGCGGTTCACCCAGCCGTGGCGCACCAGCAGCTCGCCCAGGGGCACGCTGCGGTCCTTCTTCTGCAGTTCCAGCGCGTCGTTCAATTGCTGCGGGGTGATGAAGCCCAGCGCCGCCAGGGCTTCGCCGATGCGCACCATGGGCATGCGGCTTTGCTGCTCCACCGCGTCCAGCAGTTGCTCGGGCGTGAGCACCTGCTGTTCCACCAGGATGTCGCCCAGCTTGCGGTTGCGCAGCGCGTCCTGCTCCTGCAGCGCGGCGTCCACCTGCTGGGCGCTGGCGGCCTGCTGTTCCACCAACAACTCTCCGATGCGCGGACCGATGTCCACCCGTTCGTAGGCCTGCCTGGGCATGAAAGTGCGCAGCACCGCGCCGTCTTCAACGCCGCCGGCGGGCGGGAACAGGAACACCCCGGCCACATGCGACACATGGCCCAGGGTGTGGCCCTGCACCTGCACGCCACCGGCCAGCGTGGCCACCCAGGCCACCGGTTCGGGCCGCTGCAGTTGCAGGCCCACCGGGCCGTCCAGCACCGCCAGGCCCGGCTGCAAGGGCCGCTTCAGCGTGATGCGGCGAAATTGCGTGAAGCGCAGTTTCAGGTTGCCTCGCGCGGGCGGCACCTGCACATAGGCGACGGCGCTTTCCATGTCCAGCCGGGCCAGCAGGCCATGCGAGACCTGGCCGGTCAGGCCTTCCACTTCGCAGGGCTCGGGCTCGTCAAAGCGCTTCGCGGCCGGGTAGTCGGCATAGGGGGGGGTGGGCCAGGCCATGGGCGCGTCGGTCGCGGACACATGCGCCGGCACCGCCGATCGCTCGGCGGGCAGCAGGGCCAGGGGCGGAAGTGACAGGTCGGACATGGCAGCGCAGGCTTGGGCGGGGACGGTTGGGCCCCGTTGCGATGCTAGGGGCCAGCCATCGGCCCTGAAGGCCCGAACTGGCGGCCTGGCGCCAGCCAGTTCAATGCTTCGCAGCGCCTACTTCTCCACGCCCATCACCAGGTCCGGCAACCAGGTGACGATGGCCGGGAACACCGTGATCAGCACGATGCACAGCACCAGGCACAGGAAGAACGGAATTGCCGCGCGGGCGATGGTGTTGCTGTCCTTGCCGGTCATGTTCTGCAGCACGAAGAGGTTGAAGCCCACCGGCGGCGTGACCTCGGCAACTTCCACCAGCAGCACGATGAAGATGCCGAACCACACCAGGTCGAAGCCGGCTTGCTGGATCATGGGCAGCACCACCGCACTGGTGAGCACGATCATGCTGATGCCGTCCAGCGCCGTGCCCAGCACCAGGTACACCAAGGTCAGCACCGCGATCAGCGCCATGGGGCTGAGGTGCATGGCGGTCACCCACTCGGCCAGCGCGCGCGGAATGCCGGTGAAGGCCATGGTCTTGGTCAGGAAGGCCGCGCCGGCCAGGATGAACATGATCATGCAGCTGGTGCGGGTGGCGCCCATCAGCCCTTCGCGAAAGTTGGCCCCGGTGAGCGATCCGCCCCAGGCGGCCAGCACCAGAGCGCCCAGCACGCCATAGGCGGCGCATTCGGTGGCCGTGGCCCAGCCGGCGATGAGCACCCAGACGATGAACAGGATGAGCGCGGCGCAGGGGATCAGGCTGCCCGAAAGCCGGATCTTTTCCATGAAGCGGGTGGGCGGGTCGGCCACCGGCACCTTGCCCGGATTCGCCAGGCTCCACCAGATGATGTAGCCCGAGAAAAGCGCCATCAGCAAAAAGCCTGGCAGGAAGCCGGCCAGGAAGATGCGGATGATGGACGCGTCCGCCGCCACCGCGTACACCACCATGGTGATGGACGGCGGGATCAGGATGCCCAGCGTGCCGGCGGTGGCCAGCGAACCGATGGCGATGCGTTCGTCGTAGCCGCGTTTGAGCAGTTCCGGCAGTGCCACTTTGCTGATGGTGGCGCAGGTGGCGGCCGAGCTGCCCGACACCGAGCCGAAGATGCCGCAGCCCAGGATGGTGGTGTGCATCAGCCGCCCCGGCACGCGGTTCAGCCAGGGGCGCAGGCCTTCGAACATCTGCTCCGACAGCTTGGTGCGAAACAGGATCTCGCCCATCCAGATGAACAGCGGCAGCGCCGCCAGCTCCCAGCTGGCGTTGCTTTCCCAGAAGGCCGAGAACAGGTTCTTTCCCGGCTGGGTTTGCACAAAGAAGGCCTGGCCCACCCAGCCGCAAATGGCCAGGGTGACCGCAATCCACACCCCGGCCGCCAGCAGCGCCAGCATCAGCGCCAGCAGCACGGCGCCCACGATCAGCATGTTGTCGGGCATCGTGATCCTAGACGTCCGCGCTGTAGTCGCCGGCGGCGTGGCGCTGTTCCACCGCCACCACGTAGCTGGGCCGGCCACCGCGCAGCACGATGATGAATTCATCCACCACAGCCACCCACAGCAGCAGCGCCCCTGCCGCAAAACTGGCCTGTGGAATCCACAGCGGCAGCGGCAGCAGGCCCTGGGCCACGTCGTTGAATTCCCAGCTCTCGCAGGTGAAGCGGTTGGCCCACCAGGCCAGGTAAGCGGTGGCTGCCGTGCCCACCGCCAGCGAGAAGATTTCCAGCGCACGGCGCCAGCGCGGCGAGGCCTTTTCCAGCAGCAGGGTCACACGCACGAAGTCGCCATGCTTGAAGGCATGGGCCATGGCCAGGAAGGCCGACGCCGCGCAGCACCAGGCCACCACATCGTTCACCGCCCCGGTGCGGATGCTGGCCATGCGGGCCAGACTCTGGCCCACCATCAGCACAGCGATCAGCGCCACGAAGCCGGCGGCCAGCGCGCCGGCGCCCAGGTACAACGCGTCCAGCGCGCGGCGCAGCACGGCTTGCGCCCTACTTCTTGCGGAAGGCCGAGATGATGGCCGCGCCGTCGGCACCAGCCTTCTTTTCCCAGTCGGCCAGCATGATGGTGCCCACCTGCTTCAGGTCGGCGGTCAGCTTGGCCGGCGGCGGCATGATCTTCATGCCCTTGTCGGCGAGCGCCTTCTTGTACCACTCGTTCTTTTCTTCACTGAGCTTCCAGCCGCGGGCCTCGGCGTCGGCGGCGGCCTTCAGCAGCGCGTCCTGCACCGGCTTGTCCAGCGCGTCGAAGGCCTTCTTGTTCACCAGCACCGCGTTCTTGGGCAGCCAGGCCTGGGTGTCGTACCAGTACTTGATGCTTTCGTAGGTCTTGCTGTCGTAGCCGGTGGAGCCGCTGGACATGTAGCTTTCAACCACACCGGTGGCCAGGGCCTGGCTGAGCTCGGCCGCCTGGATGGTGACCGGCTGCGCGCCGATCAGTTCGGCGATCTTGGCCGTGGCCGGCGAATAGGCGCGCCACTTCAGCCCGCGCATGTCGGCCACCGAGGCGATTTCCTTCTTCACGTAGATGCCCTGCGGCGGCCAGGCCACGGTGTACAGCAGCATCAGCCCCTGCGCGGCCAGCAGCTTGTCCACCACCGGCTTCTGCGCCGCAGCCAGCTTCTTCGATTCAGCGTAGCTGCTGGCCAGGAAGGGCAGGCCGTCCACGCCATAGACAGGGTTCTCGTTTTCCAGGTTCACCATCAGGATTTCGCCGATGGCCGCCTGCCCGCCCTGCACCGCGCGCTTGATCTCGTTGGCCTTGAACAGTGACGCGTTGGCATGCACCGTGATCTTCAATTTGCCGCCGGTGGCCTTGTCCACGTCGTTGGCGAACTGCGCCAGGTTTTCGCTGTGGAAGTTGGTGGCCGGGTAGGCCGCGGGCAGGTCCCACTTGGTCTGGGCCTGCGCGGTGGCGGCCAGCAACAGGCTGGCGGCAAACAGGGGGAAGGTCTTCATGGTGCTCCTTGGTTTCTTGTGTCCGGGGGCGAGGACGCCAGGGTGGAAAGCATGCGGCATGCCACGGCAGCAAGACCCCGGGTTGGCCCGGGCTGCGCTTGCAGTCTAGGAAATGTTCCAATAAATTGTCAATAAATCTTCAACGTTCTGGTGAAAACACCAAGCCGTCCCATGCCCCGAACGTCCCCCACGCCCTGCAAGGCCGCCCCCCGCGCCAAGGCCGCCGGCGCCACCACCCGGCGTGGCGAAGGCGGCATCGTGTCCAGTTCTCACCTGGTGTCGCCGCGCAGCGTGCAGCTGTCTGAGCTGGAGTTCGGGCTCATCGTGGCCTGGAACGCGTTCTCGCGCTGGGCGGTTCGCTGCATGGCCGCGGCCGGCTGCCCCGACCTGACCATCACCGACGTGCTGCTGCTGCACCACGTGCAGCACCGGGCGCGCAACAAGAAGCTGGCCGACATCTGCTTTGTGCTGAACTACGAGGACACGCATGTGGTGGCCTATTCGTTGAAGAAGCTGGTGGCCGCCGGCCTGGTGCAGGCGGACAAGCTGGGCAAGGAGGTCTTCTACAGCCCCAGCCCACAAGGCGAAGCCTTCGTGGCCCGCTACCGCGAGGTGCGCGAAGACTGCCTGGTGGCCAACCTGGACATGGAGCGCAATCACGACCTGGGCGAACTGGCACGCCTGCTGCGCACCATGAGCGGGCTGTACGACCAGGCGGCGCGCGCCGCGTCGTCGCTGTAGCCACGGCATGGCCTGGCTGGGCATCCTGATGCTGGACACACGCTTCCCGCGCCCGCCGGGCGACGTGGGCCATGCCGGCAGCTTCCATTTCGAGGTGCGCTATCGCAGCGTGGCCGGCGCGTCGCCGCAGCGCGTGGTGCGCGAGCGTTCGGCCGGTCTGCTGCAGCCCTTTGTCGACGCGGCGCATGCGTTGGTGGCCGAAGGCGCGGCGGCGCTGTCCACCAGCTGTGGCTTCCTGGCCCTGTTCCAGCGTGAGCTGCAGGCCGCGCTGCCGGTACCGGTGTGGACCTCGGCGCTGCTGAAGCTGCCCGAGCTGAACCGGCCCGGCATCGTCACCGCCGACGCCGCTGCGCTGGGCCCCGACCACCTGCGGGCCGTGGGCGCCGACCCGGCCACCCCAAGGGTCGGCCTGCCCGAGGGCGGCCATCTGCAGCGTGTGCTGCTGGAAAACCGCCCCACTCTGAATCAGCAGCAGGCCGAGGCCGACACCGTGGCCGCCGCCCGCGCGCTGTGCGCGCAGCACCCCCAGATCGACAGCATCGTGCTGGAATGCACCAACCTGCCGCCCTACGCACAAGCGGTGCGGCAGGCCACCGGTCGCCCCGTGCACAACATCCGCAGCCTTCTGCACGAGCGCTGGCAGGCGCTGAACCCACCATGACACCCACCGACAAGCGCTGGCAGTTCTGGATCGACCGCGGCGGCACCTTCACCGACATCGTCGGCCGCCGCCCCGATGGCGCCCTGGTCACCGCCAAGCTGCTGTCCGACAACCCCGAGCAGTACGCCGACGCCGCGGTGGAAGGCATCCGCCGGCTGCTGGACCTGGCACCCGGCGAAGCGATCACGCCCGAACAAGTGGCCTGCGTGAAGATGGGCACCACGGTGGCCACCAACGCGCTGCT encodes the following:
- a CDS encoding TRAP-type C4-dicarboxylate transport system, small permease component (PFAM: Tripartite ATP-independent periplasmic transporters, DctQ component); this translates as MLRRALDALYLGAGALAAGFVALIAVLMVGQSLARMASIRTGAVNDVVAWCCAASAFLAMAHAFKHGDFVRVTLLLEKASPRWRRALEIFSLAVGTAATAYLAWWANRFTCESWEFNDVAQGLLPLPLWIPQASFAAGALLLWVAVVDEFIIVLRGGRPSYVVAVEQRHAAGDYSADV
- a CDS encoding TRAP-type C4-dicarboxylate transport system, periplasmic component (PFAM: Bacterial extracellular solute-binding protein, family 7); the protein is MKTFPLFAASLLLAATAQAQTKWDLPAAYPATNFHSENLAQFANDVDKATGGKLKITVHANASLFKANEIKRAVQGGQAAIGEILMVNLENENPVYGVDGLPFLASSYAESKKLAAAQKPVVDKLLAAQGLMLLYTVAWPPQGIYVKKEIASVADMRGLKWRAYSPATAKIAELIGAQPVTIQAAELSQALATGVVESYMSSGSTGYDSKTYESIKYWYDTQAWLPKNAVLVNKKAFDALDKPVQDALLKAAADAEARGWKLSEEKNEWYKKALADKGMKIMPPPAKLTADLKQVGTIMLADWEKKAGADGAAIISAFRKK
- a CDS encoding type II secretory pathway, ATPase PulE/Tfp pilus assembly pathway, ATPase PilB (PFAM: Type II/IV secretion system protein; GSPII_E N-terminal domain) → MSDLSLPPLALLPAERSAVPAHVSATDAPMAWPTPPYADYPAAKRFDEPEPCEVEGLTGQVSHGLLARLDMESAVAYVQVPPARGNLKLRFTQFRRITLKRPLQPGLAVLDGPVGLQLQRPEPVAWVATLAGGVQVQGHTLGHVSHVAGVFLFPPAGGVEDGAVLRTFMPRQAYERVDIGPRIGELLVEQQAASAQQVDAALQEQDALRNRKLGDILVEQQVLTPEQLLDAVEQQSRMPMVRIGEALAALGFITPQQLNDALELQKKDRSVPLGELLVRHGWVNRSDLQTALSRKMGYPIVDVAQFPAEGEAVNKLPYAQARRIPALPLLMRSGRVIVALEDPSARDAIDEIEFATGMKVVPVLARAGTLLAAVDTLYQRLGHTLWNGAAAAPEPVTLEFEADDAGKLLATLEQAHDSHESAHEDDGNQLEQSDNSLVRLINTMILEAKGQGVSDIHIETQPGRAKVKVRFRKDGVLKPYLELPHTYRSALIARLKIMCDLDISERRKPQDGKINFSRFVPGQKLELRVATIPTANGLEDAVLRLLASAKPMPLGEMGLSPANLARLSTAIQRPYGMVLCVGPTGSGKTTTLHSALGALNTPDRKIWTAEDPIEITQEGLRQVQVNPKIDFTFAKALRAFLRADPDVVMVGEIRDRETAQMAVEASLTGHLVMSTLHTNSAPETVTRLLDMGMDPFNFADSLLAVLAQRLVRRLCKQCKVALPASPQQADELLDDWLHAFAEVDKRPDREALRADWLQRFGVDGQIPRWEAKGCDHCDHSGLRGRVGLHELMLVDRDLRRLIQTSARAEELQRCAMASGLRTLRQDGIEKVLQGLTTIEEVRSSSNS
- a CDS encoding putative transcription regulator, contains HTH domain (MarR family) produces the protein MPRTSPTPCKAAPRAKAAGATTRRGEGGIVSSSHLVSPRSVQLSELEFGLIVAWNAFSRWAVRCMAAAGCPDLTITDVLLLHHVQHRARNKKLADICFVLNYEDTHVVAYSLKKLVAAGLVQADKLGKEVFYSPSPQGEAFVARYREVREDCLVANLDMERNHDLGELARLLRTMSGLYDQAARAASSL
- a CDS encoding TRAP transporter, DctM subunit (PFAM: DctM-like transporters~TIGRFAM: TRAP transporter, DctM subunit); translation: MPDNMLIVGAVLLALMLALLAAGVWIAVTLAICGWVGQAFFVQTQPGKNLFSAFWESNASWELAALPLFIWMGEILFRTKLSEQMFEGLRPWLNRVPGRLMHTTILGCGIFGSVSGSSAATCATISKVALPELLKRGYDERIAIGSLATAGTLGILIPPSITMVVYAVAADASIIRIFLAGFLPGFLLMALFSGYIIWWSLANPGKVPVADPPTRFMEKIRLSGSLIPCAALILFIVWVLIAGWATATECAAYGVLGALVLAAWGGSLTGANFREGLMGATRTSCMIMFILAGAAFLTKTMAFTGIPRALAEWVTAMHLSPMALIAVLTLVYLVLGTALDGISMIVLTSAVVLPMIQQAGFDLVWFGIFIVLLVEVAEVTPPVGFNLFVLQNMTGKDSNTIARAAIPFFLCLVLCIVLITVFPAIVTWLPDLVMGVEK